Proteins encoded in a region of the Marinococcus sp. PL1-022 genome:
- a CDS encoding cytochrome c biogenesis protein, with product MVAAEGIIYIVTIVLYGLSVLCYFVDFSQTNRKVNRLAFWLLSIVWASQTAFLVLRIFMYDRAPVITPFEGMYFYAWSLVTISLIVNWFFRMDVLVFFLNVIGFLLMTFSSFSFNGDIPNELETLLLSETLVVHIIFILLSYASFTLAFVFSAMYVLQHQLLKRKQWGKRLIRMENLPKMEKLAGTTTVIGVPLLFAGLVFGFLWAGKWYDSLPWQDAKVIGSIILLGFYSTYIYLLAVHHWRGYRMALLNVACFVVLLINYFISSDLSQFHIWYL from the coding sequence ATGGTTGCAGCCGAAGGAATTATTTATATTGTAACGATTGTACTATACGGCCTGAGCGTCCTTTGCTACTTCGTTGATTTTTCTCAAACCAACCGGAAGGTGAACCGACTCGCCTTCTGGTTGCTTTCTATTGTCTGGGCTTCGCAGACGGCCTTTTTAGTACTTAGAATATTTATGTATGATCGCGCCCCGGTAATCACGCCTTTTGAAGGCATGTATTTCTATGCGTGGTCTCTTGTAACCATTTCACTTATTGTGAACTGGTTTTTTCGAATGGATGTACTGGTTTTCTTTTTAAATGTGATCGGGTTTCTGCTGATGACGTTCAGCTCTTTTTCGTTTAACGGCGATATTCCAAACGAGCTTGAAACGCTTCTTTTGTCTGAGACACTCGTAGTGCATATTATTTTTATTCTGCTCTCCTATGCTTCGTTTACACTGGCATTTGTATTTTCTGCGATGTATGTGCTGCAGCATCAGCTTTTAAAAAGAAAGCAATGGGGGAAACGGTTAATCAGAATGGAGAACCTGCCAAAAATGGAGAAGCTGGCAGGCACGACCACCGTGATCGGAGTCCCTCTTTTATTTGCGGGACTGGTGTTTGGTTTTCTCTGGGCAGGCAAATGGTATGACTCCCTTCCATGGCAGGATGCAAAAGTCATCGGTTCGATCATTCTCCTTGGCTTTTACAGTACGTATATATATTTACTGGCTGTTCATCACTGGCGCGGCTACCGTATGGCGCTTTTAAACGTTGCCTGCTTTGTCGTTTTACTCATTAATTATTTTATTTCCAGTGATTTGAGCCAGTT